The region GTCCATCTGGCGCCCGGTAAGGCACATTTCCATCGCCTTGGCCTTGCCCAGAGCGCGGGTCAGGCGCTGGGTCCCGCCAATGCCGGGCAAGACGCCCAGGTTGATTTCCGGCTGGCCGAAGCGGGCATTGTCCGCTGCGTAGATAAAATCGCAGATCATCGCCAGTTCGCAGCCGCCACCCAAGGCATAACCGGCTACCGCAGCGATCAGTGGCTTGCGGCGATTGGCAATTCGGTCGGCGGGGGAGAAGAAGTCATCCAGGTATACCTGCGGATACTGCAGATCAGCCATCTGCTTGATGTCGGCACCCGCAGCAAAAACCTTGCTCGACCCCGTCAGCACCATGCAGCCAATATCGGGGTCCTTCTCGAACTGGTCGAGGGCCTGGTTCAATTCGTCCAATACTTGCGTATTCAAGGCATTCAGCGCCTGAGGGCGGTTCAGCGTGATCAGGCCGACACGGTCCCGTACCTCAACCAGCAAGGTTTCAAAACTCATCGTCTACTCCAGACAGAGCGGGCCGGCATCGCTGCCGGCCCGCATGGTTCATTTGAGGGTGATGGTGGTGTTGACCGCAGCGGCCTGCTCGTCATCATCGAACCAGCGTGCGGTAACGGTCTTGGTCTGGGTGTAGAACGTGATCACCTGTTTGCCGTAAGGACCTAGATCACCCAGCTTGGAGCCGCGTGAACCGCTGAAGGAGAACAGCGGCACAGGCACCGGGATCGGCACGTTGATGCCGACCTGGCCCACGTCGATATCTTCCTGAAAGCGCCGGGCAATGCCGCCTGAACGGGTAAAGATCGCGGTGCCGTTACCATTGGGATTGGCGTTGACGATTTCGATGGCCTCGTCCAGGCTGTCCGCCTGCATCACGTTAAGTACTGGCCCGAAGATCTCCTCGTCGTACACCGCCATGCCCGGCTTCACACCGGCGAGAATGGTCGGGCCCACGAAGTTGCCATCTTCATAGCCCTGCACTGTGGGGTTGCGTCCGTCCAGCACCAGCTCAGCGCCCTGATCCACGCCTTTCTGAATCAGACCATTGATACGCTCCAGTGCGGCGGTCGAGATGACCGGGCCGACATCGGTGCCCGGTTCAACACCGGCATTTACCTTGAGTGTTTGCGCCTTGCGCGCCAGTTCGGGCAGCCAGTTACGGGATTCACCCACCAGAATGATCACCGGTACGGCCATACAGCGCTGGCCAGCGGCGCCGAAGGCAGCACCGACCAGGTTGTTCAACGTCTGTTCCTTGTTGGCGTCCGGCATGACCACGGCGTGGTTCTTCGCGCCCATCATGCACTGCACGCGCTTGCCGGCCTGGCTGGCGCGGTTATACACGTGGGTGCCGACATGCGTGGAGCCAACAAAGGATAGAGCCTTGATATCCGGGTGATCACATAGCGCGTTGACCGCGTCGGCACCGCCATGGATCACGTTCAGTACCCCGGCCGGTATGCCGGCTTCCAATGCCAGCTCGACCAGACGCATGGTGACCATCGGGTCCTGCTCGGACGGTTTGAGGACAAAGGTGTTGCCGGTAGCAATCGCCATCGGGAACATCCAGAGAGGAATCATCGCCGGGAAGTTGAATGGAGTAATGCCGGCGCACACGCCCAACGGTTGCAGCAGGGTGTAGGTATCCACGTCGGAGGCGACGTTATTTGCCAGCTCGCCCAGCTGCAGATTTCCGATAGCGGCGGCATGTTCGACCACTTCCAGGCCACGGAACACATCGCCTTCGGCGTCGGCCAGCGTCTTGCCTTGCTCCGAGGTCAGAATAGCCGCCAGCTCCTTCATGTTCTCGCGGATCAGTTGCTGATACTTGAGGAAGATCCGCGCCCGGGCACCGATGGGCGTCTTGCGCCAGGTCTTGAACGCTTCCCGGGAGCTGGCGACAGCGGCGTTGATTTCCTCCGGGGTGGCAAAGGGCACACGGGCCAGCACTTCCTGTGTCGCCGGATTGATCACGTCGCGCCACTGGTCGGATTTCGATTCGATGAATTCGCCGTTAATCAGCAGCTTCACGGTAGGGACGTTCTGGGTGGTCATGGGGTTCGCCTCGGGCCGTCGCAGGCCTTGTCGTTTGAAAGGTCGTACTGGATAGTAGCAGTGCGTTTTTACATTAAACAATTGGCTCATGCGCAAGGAGCCTCTGCGTTTATGCACAAGGACAGCTGATGGACTGGGATAACCTGCGTTTCTTCCTCGAATTGAGCCGAGCTGGCCGCCTGACTACCGCGGCGCGGCGTCTCGGGGTCGATCACACCACCGTTTCCCGGCGCGTCCAGACGCTGGAGAAGAGCCTCGGCGTAGCGCTTTTCATCAGAGACACAACTGGCTATGTATTGACCGAGGCCGGCCGCAGCTTGCTGCCGCAAGTGGAGCAGATGGAAGGGGCGAGCGTGCGCATCGAGCAGGCGCTGCCCAACCCCGGCGAAAGCCTTTCGGGACAGGTGCGCATCGGTGCTACTGAAGGCTACGGAACGCTGATACTGGGCGGCCAACTCAGTGAACTGAGCCAGCGCCATCCGCATCTGCATCTCGATTTACTGGCGCTGCCCCGGGCCGTTCGCTTGTCACGGCACGAGGCGGACATCGTCATCACCCTGGAGCGGCCCGAGCGGGGCCCCTTCATCATCACCAAGCTGACTGATTACGTGCTGCGGTTGTATGCGGGCAAGGACTATCTGAGAAAGCATGGCCCGATCCGCAATCGTGACGACCTGAGCAAGCATCGCTTCGTCAGCTATGTGGATGATCTGGTGTTCAGCAAGGAGCTGCTGTTTCTCGACGAAATCGCGGGTTCGGGCGCGGTGGGACTACGCAGCACTAGCCTGTTGGCGCAACAGGAAGCCATAGCCGCTGGCGCTGGCCTGGGAATTCTCCCGGCTTTTTCGGCAGATTCAGACCCGCGCTTGCAAGTAGCGATGCCCGAGCAGATCCGGTTTATCAGGACCTTCTGGATGCTGATGCCTATCGAGTTGAAGGATATTGCACGGATGCGCGTGACCTGGGATTTTCTGAAGCAGGCCGCAGAACAGGATCAGGCCCGGTTGCATGGCAAAACGGGCATGCCTGACGCCGGCGGATCCTGACTCTTTCACTCACTCAACCTTTTGGCAGCGTCCAGCTGCTGACACACCCGGTACTTGCCGCTTGTTTCATCCCTCGCCACGCGGGCCACTGCCACCTGCGGGTCGTGGGTAAAAACCAGCCGGCCTTTTGCGGCAACCAGATAGTCGAGCAAGGCTTCCTTTTCTTCGATCAAACCTTCGGGGAACCGGTCGTAGCCCATGGTAATAGGCAGATGTACCCAGGGCGCGCCGGGTATCAGGTCACCCGGGAAGACCACCGGGCCGCCCGGCATGTCAAATTCCGGAATCATCAGGCCGGGCGTATGGCCGTCGCTGAAACGGAAACGCCAGGCCGGCGCGAGCGTTCGGGATTGCTCACCGTCGTTGATCAGCTCCAGCCGGCCGCTGTCCTCCATCATGGTCAGCAGCTCAGGGATGAACGATGCCTGGTCGCGCGGATGCGGCCGTTTGGCACGGTTCCAGTGGCGCTGCCCGGTAACGAAGGTCGCGTTGGGAAACAGCAGTTGCAGCGGCTTGCCAGCTTCCCACTCCGAAAGCAGCCCGCCGGCGTGGTCGAAATGCATGTGAGTCAGCACTACGACGTCAATATCCTCATGCCGCAAGCCTGCTGTGGCGAGGCTTTCGAGCAGCACGTGGCCGGTTTCCACAACGCCGTAGCGCTCCTTGAGTCGGGGCTCGAAAAACGCGCCGATGCCGGTTTCGACCAGAATGTTGCGGCCGTCTTCCTGCACCAGCATGGCACGGCAGCTCAGGCGAATGCGGTTGGCCTCGTCGGTCTCTACCCAGCGTGACCAGAGCGCTTTGGGTGCGTTGCCGAACATGGCGCCGCCATCCAGTCTCTGGCTGTTACCTTCAAGGGTTGTAAAAGTGCGCATGGATGTTTTCCTTTGCGGAGGAATGCCAGGCCTGAGCTTGGCATCTTCAATCATGGAGTTTCGTTGACCGGTCCGGCCTCGTCGGCGAGCTCGCTGGAACCCGCTTCGGTGTCGCTATCGCGGACACTGCGAAAGCGCAGGATATGGGTCCGTTCCACCAGCAGATACAGCACCGCGCCTGCCGCCAGGCCCCAGCCCGCGCCATACACAGCCAATACCACACCCATGGTGCCGGCAACGCCGCGTTCGGTATTGTTGTTCAGCTGTTCAAAGCCAACCATCAGACAGATATAGCCCGTGAGAATCAGCGTCAGCGACAGCGCGATGGGCAGTACTGGCTGAAAGAAGCTCACCAGCGGCAGCATGAACAGCGCGAGAAAGCCGGTAATCCAGAAGGTGCCAGCGCCGCTGTAGATGGAATCCATCGCCTTGCGGCCATACTTGTAACGCTCCGCCATGGTCGCTGCGACAGCGGTCCAGATCGGTCCGGCAAGACCGGGGTAGGGCGCGAAAAAGGCATGCAATCCGTTGCGGATGGCGGTGACGATGTGCGCGCGATCAATGTTGTTCTCGATCACTTCATCCGGGCGTAATTCGTCAGCGCGCTGCATCAATGACTGGCCGACGATGATGTCGCCAAAGGCAATGATGTAGGCGATAACGGCGGTGGGTACGGCGTACAGGAAGATCTGCGGATCCGGAAAGCCGACATTGAACGGCAGGTAGTTCCAGATTTCGCCAAACGCCGGCTGGGTGATGCCCCAACGCACGTCGGGCATCTTGTATTCGCCCACCGCGATGCCAACGATAATGGCTACCAGCATGCCGGGCACCATGCCGTAGTTGACGATCTTGCGCATCATCGGCAGGCGTTCAGTGAGGCCCTTGAAGGATACCGAGAACATCAGATACAGGCAGATCAGGCTGCCCAGCACGAGTGAAATCGGTGTGTTGGCCAGGCGGCCGCCACTGGAGATCTCGCCCATCAAGGCGGCGATACCCGCGCCGATGATGATGCCGCCTTTCATCGAGTTTGGAACGATACGCACCATCACACTGCCGAGGCGGGTCACCCCCAGTATCAGGAAGATCAGGAACACCAGAAACTGCAGTGCGAACAGCGCCTGGATAGCCTCGGGACCGGGTTCGAAATCGCTGAGAAACAACAGTACGACAGGAATAGCAGGCGTGATCCATCCGGGCACCATGGGTACGCCAAGCAGCGCCGGCAGCAGGAATCCGATACCGCATACCACTACATAGGCGAGCGCCACGTCATAGGGCAATCCGAGATATTTTTCCAGCAAGGGGATCATGCCCAGGCTGACCACGAACATGATCAGCGCCTGCATCATTTCGGCGGTTTCCCACCGGTAATGGATGAAGGGCAAACGGATCTTGAAGGGGCCGCAGGCCCAGAAAGGTTGCTCGGCACCGTCGGCGCGCTTGAAGAGTTGCATACTGACCTCCGTCAGCCGGCTCTATCGCCGGCTGCTTGTTGTTGTTGTGAAACGGAAAGAGAAGGGGAGACTGCAGCGAATCTGGGTCAGATCGCCTTTGCCCAGTCACGCAGTACGAATTTCTGGATTTTGCCTGTGGATGTTTTCGGCAGGTCGGTGAAGACCACCGTCTTGGGCACCTTGAAGGCCGCGAGGTGCTGTCGGCAGAACTCGGTGATGCAT is a window of Pseudomonas sp. gcc21 DNA encoding:
- a CDS encoding solute carrier family 23 protein yields the protein MQLFKRADGAEQPFWACGPFKIRLPFIHYRWETAEMMQALIMFVVSLGMIPLLEKYLGLPYDVALAYVVVCGIGFLLPALLGVPMVPGWITPAIPVVLLFLSDFEPGPEAIQALFALQFLVFLIFLILGVTRLGSVMVRIVPNSMKGGIIIGAGIAALMGEISSGGRLANTPISLVLGSLICLYLMFSVSFKGLTERLPMMRKIVNYGMVPGMLVAIIVGIAVGEYKMPDVRWGITQPAFGEIWNYLPFNVGFPDPQIFLYAVPTAVIAYIIAFGDIIVGQSLMQRADELRPDEVIENNIDRAHIVTAIRNGLHAFFAPYPGLAGPIWTAVAATMAERYKYGRKAMDSIYSGAGTFWITGFLALFMLPLVSFFQPVLPIALSLTLILTGYICLMVGFEQLNNNTERGVAGTMGVVLAVYGAGWGLAAGAVLYLLVERTHILRFRSVRDSDTEAGSSELADEAGPVNETP
- a CDS encoding CoA-acylating methylmalonate-semialdehyde dehydrogenase, with amino-acid sequence MTTQNVPTVKLLINGEFIESKSDQWRDVINPATQEVLARVPFATPEEINAAVASSREAFKTWRKTPIGARARIFLKYQQLIRENMKELAAILTSEQGKTLADAEGDVFRGLEVVEHAAAIGNLQLGELANNVASDVDTYTLLQPLGVCAGITPFNFPAMIPLWMFPMAIATGNTFVLKPSEQDPMVTMRLVELALEAGIPAGVLNVIHGGADAVNALCDHPDIKALSFVGSTHVGTHVYNRASQAGKRVQCMMGAKNHAVVMPDANKEQTLNNLVGAAFGAAGQRCMAVPVIILVGESRNWLPELARKAQTLKVNAGVEPGTDVGPVISTAALERINGLIQKGVDQGAELVLDGRNPTVQGYEDGNFVGPTILAGVKPGMAVYDEEIFGPVLNVMQADSLDEAIEIVNANPNGNGTAIFTRSGGIARRFQEDIDVGQVGINVPIPVPVPLFSFSGSRGSKLGDLGPYGKQVITFYTQTKTVTARWFDDDEQAAAVNTTITLK
- a CDS encoding MBL fold metallo-hydrolase codes for the protein MRTFTTLEGNSQRLDGGAMFGNAPKALWSRWVETDEANRIRLSCRAMLVQEDGRNILVETGIGAFFEPRLKERYGVVETGHVLLESLATAGLRHEDIDVVVLTHMHFDHAGGLLSEWEAGKPLQLLFPNATFVTGQRHWNRAKRPHPRDQASFIPELLTMMEDSGRLELINDGEQSRTLAPAWRFRFSDGHTPGLMIPEFDMPGGPVVFPGDLIPGAPWVHLPITMGYDRFPEGLIEEKEALLDYLVAAKGRLVFTHDPQVAVARVARDETSGKYRVCQQLDAAKRLSE
- a CDS encoding LysR family transcriptional regulator encodes the protein MDWDNLRFFLELSRAGRLTTAARRLGVDHTTVSRRVQTLEKSLGVALFIRDTTGYVLTEAGRSLLPQVEQMEGASVRIEQALPNPGESLSGQVRIGATEGYGTLILGGQLSELSQRHPHLHLDLLALPRAVRLSRHEADIVITLERPERGPFIITKLTDYVLRLYAGKDYLRKHGPIRNRDDLSKHRFVSYVDDLVFSKELLFLDEIAGSGAVGLRSTSLLAQQEAIAAGAGLGILPAFSADSDPRLQVAMPEQIRFIRTFWMLMPIELKDIARMRVTWDFLKQAAEQDQARLHGKTGMPDAGGS
- a CDS encoding enoyl-CoA hydratase, producing MSFETLLVEVRDRVGLITLNRPQALNALNTQVLDELNQALDQFEKDPDIGCMVLTGSSKVFAAGADIKQMADLQYPQVYLDDFFSPADRIANRRKPLIAAVAGYALGGGCELAMICDFIYAADNARFGQPEINLGVLPGIGGTQRLTRALGKAKAMEMCLTGRQMDAQEAERAGLVARIIPVDQLLEETLKTAKVIASKSLPSVMMTKECVNRVFETSLSEGVRFERRVFHSLFATADQTEGMQAFVEKRAPNFQHT